From Candidatus Saganbacteria bacterium, a single genomic window includes:
- the polX gene encoding DNA polymerase/3'-5' exonuclease PolX — protein sequence MDNQQIAKYFYDIAKLLEIKDENPFRIRSYQKAAQTIEAYPESIEDIYNSGGIEELKKITGIGDSISHKIGETIERGHPKIIDELFKEEPKGLLGIMDIQGIGPKFTKMVYKELGIRNVNDLEKAAKSGKLRGLPGVEKKRIENIIKGIDSYKTRASKHYIGDVLPFAKEIESILKRSRCVKKILICGSLRRMKENIGDIDILATSDDRKAVMDVFTKLPQVRDIVAKGDTKSSVSLKNGMDSDLRVVDEESFGAASNYFTGSKQHNIKMRHAAIKKGLKLNEYGVFKGKRCVAGRSEGEVFKALGMQFIPPEIREDSGEVELAQKRKLPTLIELSDIKGDFHVHSNYSDGSDTIEEIAKAAKKLGYEFITISDHSKSTKIAGGLTEKELLKQMGEIDRLNRKIKGIRILKGSEVDILPDGSLDFDDEILKKLDVVVASVHSRFGMGEDEMTGRIIKAMENKFVTIIGHPTGRLLSRRDPYKLDIDRLAAAAKKYGKALELNCYPDRLDLSDINCRLAKEKDVKIAIGTDSHSAVQLSHMELGIGIARRGWLGKKDVLNCRTY from the coding sequence ATGGACAACCAGCAGATAGCAAAATATTTCTACGACATCGCGAAACTTCTCGAGATAAAGGACGAGAACCCCTTCAGGATACGTTCCTATCAAAAGGCCGCGCAGACGATCGAGGCTTATCCCGAGAGTATCGAGGACATTTACAACTCCGGCGGGATAGAGGAGCTCAAAAAGATTACGGGCATCGGCGACAGCATCTCCCATAAGATCGGGGAAACAATAGAACGCGGGCATCCAAAGATCATAGATGAACTGTTCAAGGAAGAACCGAAAGGCCTTCTGGGTATCATGGACATCCAGGGCATCGGCCCGAAGTTCACCAAGATGGTCTATAAAGAACTCGGGATCAGGAATGTAAACGATCTTGAAAAAGCCGCGAAAAGCGGCAAGCTCCGGGGTCTTCCCGGAGTGGAAAAAAAGAGGATCGAAAATATCATCAAAGGCATTGATTCGTATAAAACAAGGGCCTCAAAGCATTATATCGGCGATGTCCTGCCTTTTGCTAAGGAGATCGAAAGCATCCTTAAAAGATCGAGGTGCGTCAAGAAGATACTTATATGCGGAAGCCTCCGCAGGATGAAAGAGAACATCGGAGATATAGATATTCTTGCGACCTCTGATGACAGGAAAGCGGTGATGGATGTCTTCACAAAACTCCCGCAAGTCAGGGATATCGTCGCGAAAGGCGATACAAAATCATCGGTCAGCCTGAAGAACGGCATGGACAGCGATCTGCGTGTGGTCGATGAGGAAAGTTTCGGGGCGGCATCTAATTATTTTACGGGATCAAAACAGCATAATATCAAAATGAGGCATGCCGCAATAAAAAAAGGCCTGAAGCTTAACGAGTACGGCGTCTTCAAAGGCAAGAGATGCGTTGCAGGAAGAAGCGAGGGCGAAGTCTTCAAAGCCCTGGGAATGCAGTTCATCCCGCCAGAGATAAGAGAGGACAGCGGAGAAGTGGAGCTAGCGCAAAAAAGGAAGCTCCCGACACTGATAGAACTTTCAGATATAAAAGGCGATTTTCATGTCCACTCAAATTACAGCGACGGCTCGGACACCATAGAAGAGATAGCTAAGGCCGCAAAAAAACTTGGGTATGAGTTCATCACGATCTCTGACCATTCGAAGTCCACAAAGATAGCCGGTGGCCTGACCGAAAAAGAGCTTCTAAAACAGATGGGGGAGATCGACCGTTTGAACAGGAAGATAAAAGGCATCAGGATACTGAAAGGCTCCGAAGTTGATATTTTACCTGACGGGTCCCTTGATTTTGACGATGAAATACTTAAAAAGCTTGATGTCGTGGTAGCTTCGGTCCATTCAAGGTTCGGCATGGGCGAAGACGAGATGACGGGCAGGATTATTAAGGCGATGGAAAATAAATTCGTCACTATCATCGGCCATCCGACGGGAAGGCTGCTCAGCAGGCGTGACCCGTATAAATTGGATATTGACAGGCTTGCCGCTGCAGCAAAAAAATACGGAAAGGCGCTTGAGCTCAACTGCTATCCCGACCGGCTTGACCTGAGCGACATCAACTGCCGTCTTGCAAAAGAAAAGGACGTGAAGATAGCGATAGGTACTGATTCACATTCTGCCGTTCAGTTGTCTCATATGGAATTAGGCATCGGTATCGCGAGAAGAGGATGGCTGGGAAAAAAGGACGTATTAAACTGCCGGACTTATTAA
- a CDS encoding DJ-1/PfpI family protein, translating into MKKAVLVIAHEAFRDEEYFHPKEILEKNGIFVRTVSAKKGACLGKLGAKAECDMALSETKASDFDGIFFIGGPGAYDFFEDKTAHGLLTDAVSLGKVVGGICAGAAVLAHAGILKGKKATSFSGVRQDLEKYGAHYTAASVEVDGKVITADGPQSAKQFGEAIVKALA; encoded by the coding sequence GTGAAAAAAGCCGTGCTGGTGATCGCACATGAAGCTTTCAGGGACGAAGAATATTTCCATCCTAAAGAGATACTTGAAAAGAACGGCATCTTCGTTAGGACTGTTTCCGCAAAAAAAGGCGCCTGCCTTGGAAAATTGGGCGCAAAGGCTGAGTGCGACATGGCCCTCTCCGAGACTAAAGCATCTGATTTTGACGGAATATTTTTTATAGGAGGACCTGGAGCTTATGATTTTTTCGAAGATAAGACAGCGCACGGCCTACTGACAGATGCGGTATCTCTTGGGAAAGTCGTCGGCGGGATCTGCGCGGGAGCGGCTGTCCTGGCGCACGCGGGAATATTAAAAGGAAAAAAGGCGACTTCTTTCTCGGGAGTAAGACAGGACCTTGAAAAATACGGTGCTCATTACACGGCTGCAAGTGTGGAGGTCGACGGAAAGGTGATCACTGCCGACGGGCCGCAGTCGGCAAAGCAGTTCGGCGAAGCGATCGTAAAAGCTCTGGCTTAA
- a CDS encoding site-2 protease family protein has translation MRSAIKVGTLIGIPIEINYSWLLIFGLVTWTLATLHFPYRVPGLPPLHYWIASVIAAFLLFVSLLLHELAHSYIAQKKGLAIKKITLFIFGGVAQMESEPELPNIEFQMALAGPFFSLSMAAFSFVLMSILTAMGISGLSVETFRYLWWMNVTIAVFNMIPGFPLDGGRVLRAVIWHFNGNLRDATRIATIFGKLFSFAFMMTGLFFLYMMQFVTGIWFIVIGLFLHEAAELCYQQLILKKALLGVPVRDVMVADVITVHPELTIDRLIRDYFYKHRHMGFPVVENGKLLGLITLQDVGQIPDDRKPLTKVRDLTVPAKQELLICPEHDALEALLKVTKSGLGKLLVVENGRLLGIIAQTDLVKLFEIKTHLCR, from the coding sequence ATGAGATCCGCCATAAAAGTAGGCACGCTTATCGGCATCCCAATAGAGATAAATTATTCGTGGCTCCTGATATTCGGGCTCGTCACTTGGACCCTTGCCACACTCCATTTTCCATACCGCGTGCCGGGACTTCCGCCTCTCCATTATTGGATAGCCTCCGTCATCGCGGCATTCCTGCTGTTCGTCTCTTTGCTTCTGCACGAGCTCGCACATTCATATATAGCGCAGAAGAAAGGCCTGGCCATAAAAAAGATAACCCTTTTTATTTTTGGCGGGGTCGCGCAGATGGAAAGTGAGCCGGAACTGCCAAACATCGAATTCCAAATGGCGCTTGCGGGGCCTTTTTTCAGTCTGTCAATGGCCGCTTTTTCATTCGTATTGATGAGCATTTTAACCGCTATGGGGATAAGCGGTCTTTCGGTTGAAACATTTAGATATCTTTGGTGGATGAACGTTACTATAGCTGTCTTCAACATGATACCGGGATTCCCGCTTGACGGCGGCCGCGTCCTCAGGGCGGTGATATGGCATTTCAACGGGAACCTCAGGGACGCGACAAGAATAGCCACGATATTCGGAAAACTTTTCTCGTTCGCCTTCATGATGACCGGACTTTTCTTTCTTTATATGATGCAGTTCGTCACCGGTATCTGGTTCATCGTTATAGGGCTTTTCCTGCACGAGGCGGCCGAGCTCTGCTACCAGCAGCTGATACTGAAAAAAGCCCTCCTGGGCGTCCCGGTCAGGGACGTGATGGTCGCGGATGTAATAACCGTCCATCCCGAACTCACGATCGACAGGCTGATAAGGGATTATTTTTATAAACACCGCCACATGGGATTTCCGGTCGTCGAGAACGGCAAACTTTTAGGTCTGATCACACTGCAGGATGTCGGACAGATACCGGACGACCGGAAACCTTTGACAAAAGTCAGGGATCTGACTGTCCCCGCCAAACAGGAGCTTTTGATATGCCCGGAACATGACGCGCTTGAAGCTCTGCTTAAAGTCACCAAGTCAGGCCTCGGAAAACTCCTTGTGGTCGAGAACGGCCGGTTGCTCGGCATAATCGCCCAGACAGACCTTGTAAAGCTATTTGAGATAAAGACCCATCTTTGCAGATAG
- a CDS encoding sodium-dependent transporter translates to MAETKKDAWGSKIGIIMAVAGSVVGLGNFLRFPVQAANNGGGAFMIPYFISLVLLGIPLMWIEWAIGRFGGVHGHSTAPGMFNRLWENRFVKYFGVIGIFGPLVIFIYYTYIESWLLGYAFYSLTGVLTSIHDKAHMAQFLSGYQGLASNQYFCGIKDAYIFFLMTFAINMWIIYRGVSKGIELLCKIAMPALFIAAIVIVVRVLTLGAPDMSHPELNVINGLGYLWNPDFSALLNAKTWLAAAGQIFFTLSVGIGVILTYASYLKRGDDVALSGLSAAATNEFAEVILGGSIVIPLAFMFFGPAGVKDIASSGAYNLGFVTMPLIFSKISLGAFFAFLWFSLLFLAGITSSVSLIEPAVAFVKDDFGFDRKKAALIVSVTSFLLCQPAIFFLGNGVVDELDFWGGTFCLVLFGTIEAVLFAWVFGIDKAWDEIHHGAQLQIPKIYKWIIKYVTPLFLIAILTSWLFQQGISVMTMKDISPANVPYVLWTRAGLVALFIGLALLVRTAWKKRGNR, encoded by the coding sequence ATGGCGGAGACAAAAAAAGACGCATGGGGATCAAAGATCGGCATAATAATGGCTGTCGCGGGTTCAGTGGTCGGCCTTGGGAACTTTTTAAGGTTCCCGGTACAGGCGGCAAACAACGGCGGCGGCGCGTTCATGATCCCGTATTTTATCTCGCTGGTACTGCTGGGGATCCCCCTGATGTGGATAGAGTGGGCGATAGGCCGTTTCGGCGGGGTCCATGGCCATTCGACGGCGCCGGGGATGTTTAACCGGCTGTGGGAAAACCGCTTCGTCAAATATTTTGGCGTGATAGGGATATTCGGACCGCTCGTGATCTTTATTTATTACACTTATATAGAGTCCTGGCTGCTTGGGTACGCGTTCTATTCGCTGACCGGAGTACTTACATCCATCCACGATAAGGCCCACATGGCGCAGTTCTTGTCCGGCTATCAGGGGCTCGCGTCAAACCAATATTTTTGCGGAATAAAAGACGCATATATTTTCTTTTTAATGACCTTTGCCATCAACATGTGGATCATTTACCGCGGCGTCTCAAAAGGTATCGAGCTTCTTTGCAAGATAGCGATGCCGGCCCTTTTTATCGCGGCGATAGTGATCGTTGTCAGGGTCCTGACGCTCGGCGCTCCAGACATGTCGCATCCGGAACTTAACGTCATCAACGGGCTCGGGTATTTGTGGAACCCGGATTTCAGCGCCCTGCTTAACGCGAAGACCTGGCTTGCGGCCGCGGGACAGATCTTTTTCACTTTGAGCGTGGGAATAGGCGTGATCCTGACCTACGCGAGCTACCTGAAAAGGGGGGACGATGTCGCGCTGTCGGGGCTTTCCGCGGCGGCGACGAACGAATTTGCCGAGGTGATACTCGGTGGGAGCATAGTCATTCCGCTCGCTTTTATGTTCTTCGGTCCGGCAGGCGTAAAGGACATCGCTTCCAGCGGGGCCTATAATCTCGGGTTTGTGACTATGCCTTTAATCTTTTCAAAAATATCGCTCGGCGCGTTCTTTGCTTTCCTATGGTTTAGCTTGCTTTTCCTTGCGGGGATAACATCATCCGTATCGCTTATCGAGCCCGCGGTCGCATTTGTCAAAGATGATTTCGGCTTTGACAGGAAAAAAGCCGCGCTCATCGTATCCGTGACCTCATTCCTTCTCTGCCAGCCGGCGATATTCTTTTTGGGGAACGGAGTGGTCGACGAACTGGATTTTTGGGGAGGCACGTTCTGCCTTGTCCTGTTCGGCACTATCGAGGCGGTGCTGTTCGCGTGGGTATTCGGGATAGATAAAGCCTGGGACGAGATACATCACGGCGCGCAGCTGCAGATCCCGAAAATTTATAAATGGATCATAAAATATGTCACCCCGCTGTTCCTTATCGCGATCCTAACATCATGGCTGTTCCAGCAGGGGATCTCTGTGATGACAATGAAGGATATAAGTCCCGCGAACGTGCCATATGTCCTATGGACAAGGGCCGGGCTTGTCGCGCTTTTCATCGGGCTGGCATTACTTGTCAGGACCGCCTGGAAAAAGAGGGGAAACCGATGA
- the hisG gene encoding ATP phosphoribosyltransferase encodes MANKLKLGLPKGSLQDSTFGLFEKAGYKIRVSARSYFPTIDDEEIEVMLIRAQEMARYVESRVIDCGLTGTDWTVESGCKVEKIKDLIYAKQGLRKVKWVLAVPKGSPIKSAKDLQGKRVATELVNVTKEYLKKNGVDASVEFSWGATEAKPPELADAIVELTETGSSLRANNLEIIDTVLESNTIFIANQDALKDNWKKQKITNILMLLEGALNAQTLVGLKMNVQKNGLDAVLGVLPALKNPTIAQLSDQNWVDVDTIIEEKIVRDIIPKLKAAGAEGIVEYPLNKVIY; translated from the coding sequence ATGGCAAACAAATTAAAACTCGGCCTTCCGAAAGGAAGCCTTCAGGATTCCACTTTCGGGCTTTTTGAAAAAGCGGGATACAAGATAAGGGTATCGGCAAGGTCATACTTTCCTACGATAGATGATGAAGAAATAGAGGTTATGCTCATCAGGGCGCAGGAAATGGCTCGTTATGTGGAAAGCAGGGTGATCGATTGCGGCCTGACAGGTACCGACTGGACGGTCGAGAGCGGCTGCAAGGTGGAAAAGATAAAGGACCTGATCTACGCGAAACAGGGACTGAGGAAAGTGAAATGGGTGCTCGCTGTCCCGAAAGGATCCCCGATCAAAAGCGCAAAAGACCTGCAGGGTAAAAGAGTAGCAACGGAACTTGTAAATGTCACGAAAGAATATTTAAAAAAGAACGGCGTGGACGCTTCGGTAGAATTCTCATGGGGAGCGACCGAGGCAAAACCGCCGGAGCTGGCGGATGCCATCGTCGAGCTTACTGAGACAGGGAGTTCCCTGCGCGCGAACAATCTTGAGATCATCGATACCGTCCTTGAATCAAATACTATATTCATCGCGAACCAGGACGCTTTAAAAGATAACTGGAAAAAACAGAAGATAACAAACATACTGATGCTGCTTGAAGGCGCGCTGAACGCACAGACCCTTGTCGGGCTCAAGATGAACGTTCAAAAGAACGGGCTTGACGCCGTTTTGGGGGTCCTGCCGGCCCTGAAAAATCCGACAATAGCGCAACTGAGCGACCAGAACTGGGTAGATGTCGACACTATCATCGAAGAAAAGATAGTCCGCGATATCATCCCGAAACTGAAAGCCGCAGGGGCTGAAGGGATAGTCGAGTATCCGCTGAACAAGGTTATTTATTAG
- the ssb gene encoding single-stranded DNA-binding protein, which produces MAGLNRMILTGNLTRDPEIRFTKNEVPVAHFTVAVNGIPRNGEKGDVNFFNCVAWRGLANICGEYLKKGSSVAIEGKLRIKAYESKGVKKQATEIWVDNMMMLDKKFLKAAKDNTAEESEEAEGAENELVSTS; this is translated from the coding sequence ATGGCAGGACTTAACAGGATGATACTGACCGGCAATCTGACGCGTGATCCCGAGATCAGGTTCACAAAGAACGAAGTGCCTGTAGCGCATTTTACCGTCGCGGTGAACGGCATCCCGAGGAACGGGGAAAAAGGTGATGTCAATTTCTTTAATTGTGTCGCATGGAGAGGCCTCGCAAATATTTGCGGAGAATATCTCAAAAAAGGGAGCTCCGTCGCGATAGAAGGTAAGCTCCGGATAAAGGCTTACGAAAGCAAAGGCGTCAAGAAACAGGCGACCGAGATCTGGGTAGACAATATGATGATGCTGGATAAAAAGTTCCTGAAAGCCGCAAAGGATAATACTGCGGAGGAATCCGAAGAAGCCGAAGGAGCGGAAAATGAGCTTGTAAGTACCTCTTAG
- a CDS encoding LCP family protein produces MRKKQQIDLLRIIALLLIFLMMIYAWLFIFMPRSIPHALMLFVPGSKLNIILIGKDHSYDEFHNMVKNSRSDTLILAQINPFINKITLVSIPRDSFVDIPGYGSRKINEAYLNGKEDLVKTTVKQLIGIDIHGYMTVDTKGFVSVVDSLGGLVFYVEKNMRYDDNWGGLHIDLKKGKQRLSGKQLEGYVRFRHDSEGDIARVRRQQASLKQIFKKLSSPAALVRLPWIIPSVKASIETDISFTGLLRIANFARSIEPSDIRIFTLPGHIKDGDPHWYIDPEMTRGLFLENKIL; encoded by the coding sequence ATGCGGAAAAAGCAGCAAATAGATCTTTTGCGGATAATCGCCCTTCTTTTGATATTTCTGATGATGATCTATGCCTGGCTCTTCATTTTTATGCCGAGAAGCATACCTCACGCCCTGATGTTATTTGTCCCGGGGTCAAAATTGAACATCATACTGATCGGCAAGGATCATTCTTACGATGAATTCCATAATATGGTTAAAAACAGCCGGTCCGATACATTGATCCTGGCCCAGATAAACCCTTTTATCAATAAAATAACCCTTGTTTCAATACCGCGGGATTCGTTCGTCGATATCCCGGGATACGGGTCCCGCAAGATCAATGAAGCATATTTGAACGGAAAAGAAGACCTTGTGAAAACGACCGTCAAACAGCTTATCGGCATCGATATTCACGGCTATATGACGGTAGATACAAAGGGCTTCGTCTCCGTTGTCGACAGCCTCGGGGGATTAGTTTTCTATGTCGAAAAAAATATGCGCTACGACGATAACTGGGGAGGTCTGCATATCGACCTGAAAAAAGGAAAACAAAGGCTTTCAGGAAAACAGCTTGAAGGATACGTGAGGTTCAGGCACGACAGCGAAGGCGATATCGCCAGGGTCAGGCGGCAACAGGCCTCTCTTAAGCAGATATTTAAGAAACTGTCTTCGCCGGCGGCGCTTGTAAGGCTGCCGTGGATCATTCCTTCCGTAAAGGCTTCGATCGAAACGGACATCTCATTTACCGGCCTTTTGCGTATAGCCAATTTTGCCCGCAGTATCGAACCAAGCGATATAAGGATATTCACCCTGCCGGGACATATCAAAGACGGCGATCCTCACTGGTATATCGATCCTGAAATGACAAGAGGACTCTTTTTAGAAAACAAGATACTCTGA
- a CDS encoding polysaccharide deacetylase family protein, whose amino-acid sequence MRPRLLIFSALFFTGILLSSCQKATGPSPLVVKGPYNELGRIFVVEYHRIEDGKGEWIRSAANFRKDLEKFYAEGFCLVSINDLFNNSRVKVPEGRKPLVMTFDDGHPTQFRFLIVKGSTVEGSGGIPKIDPDCAVGILDEFCRKHSDFGRAATFFINSRPFYQKECPSLWKEKLKYLVRTGREIGNHTLTHAKLSDLDFNGIKKEIALLQAKIYEAIPSHEASSVALPFGILPKRGRWLLQDGTYGGITYHYKVAFLVGWSPATPPFRTDFDPAMVQRIQASDVELDKWISYMKKHTREFYVSDGDPNTITFQQKDEKLLDKTALKAGMKIKIYDGDKFVKESRISSKKDRMNRIRTSDKGVYYTFHSAGIENRLDELIENYKKTGLNTVVIDLKDIEGVIGTPVEVPLAKKIGALDRIFIKDFKQVLKKMHDNGIRVSVRIAVFKDRLLAKKRPDLALKSKTGNVWTENDGVNWVDPFSEEVRKYNIDLAEAAAKMGADEVQFDYIRFPEKGSVSNIAVPRDKEKYYAVERFLKEAYERLEPYNVSIAIDIFGVMAWLKDMDISITGQRIGEMAKYVFVVSPMLYPSHFDRGFDGYQNPVDEPYLFIKRGCEKSLKLIEGADAKLVPWIQGFDWRVKNFSENYVLMQKKALDDLKIRSFLVWNAGNKYSITYSALRHFKN is encoded by the coding sequence ATGCGTCCCCGCCTTTTAATATTTTCAGCTTTATTTTTTACGGGCATTTTGTTGTCTTCATGCCAGAAGGCGACAGGGCCTTCGCCCCTGGTCGTAAAAGGGCCTTATAATGAGCTCGGCAGGATATTCGTCGTCGAATATCACAGGATCGAAGACGGAAAAGGCGAGTGGATAAGGTCCGCGGCCAATTTCAGGAAAGACCTTGAAAAATTTTATGCCGAAGGCTTCTGTCTTGTAAGTATCAACGACCTTTTCAACAACAGCCGTGTCAAAGTTCCTGAAGGAAGAAAGCCGCTTGTCATGACATTTGACGACGGACACCCCACACAATTCAGGTTTCTTATTGTGAAAGGTTCGACAGTCGAGGGCAGCGGCGGTATTCCCAAGATCGATCCGGACTGCGCCGTAGGTATACTTGACGAGTTCTGCAGGAAGCATTCGGATTTCGGCAGGGCCGCGACATTTTTCATAAATTCCCGGCCTTTTTATCAGAAAGAATGCCCATCGCTCTGGAAAGAGAAGCTGAAATATCTTGTCAGGACCGGAAGGGAGATCGGCAATCACACTTTGACCCACGCGAAACTTTCGGACCTCGATTTTAACGGCATAAAGAAGGAGATCGCGCTGTTGCAGGCAAAGATCTATGAGGCAATACCTTCTCATGAAGCTTCTTCAGTTGCCCTGCCTTTCGGCATTTTGCCAAAAAGAGGAAGATGGCTCCTGCAGGACGGTACTTACGGAGGGATAACCTATCATTACAAAGTCGCGTTCCTTGTAGGCTGGTCCCCGGCGACCCCTCCTTTCCGCACCGATTTTGATCCGGCAATGGTGCAAAGGATCCAGGCAAGCGATGTAGAACTTGATAAATGGATCTCCTACATGAAAAAGCATACCCGGGAGTTTTACGTCAGCGATGGAGACCCGAACACAATAACCTTTCAGCAAAAAGACGAAAAACTCCTGGATAAGACCGCGCTAAAAGCGGGAATGAAGATCAAAATCTATGACGGCGATAAATTTGTGAAAGAATCAAGGATCTCTTCCAAAAAAGACAGGATGAACAGAATAAGAACATCCGATAAAGGGGTCTATTATACTTTTCACAGTGCGGGAATTGAAAACCGCCTGGATGAACTTATAGAAAATTATAAAAAGACAGGGCTAAACACCGTTGTCATCGACCTGAAGGACATAGAAGGAGTTATCGGGACCCCGGTCGAAGTGCCTCTTGCCAAAAAGATAGGAGCTCTGGACAGGATATTCATCAAGGACTTTAAACAAGTCTTAAAGAAAATGCACGATAACGGGATAAGGGTCTCCGTAAGGATCGCGGTGTTCAAAGACAGGCTACTCGCAAAAAAAAGGCCTGATCTCGCCCTGAAGAGCAAAACAGGAAACGTCTGGACAGAAAATGACGGGGTCAACTGGGTCGATCCTTTTTCAGAAGAGGTCAGAAAATATAACATCGACCTCGCGGAAGCGGCGGCAAAGATGGGCGCGGACGAAGTCCAGTTCGACTATATTAGATTTCCCGAAAAAGGCAGCGTGAGCAATATTGCGGTCCCGCGTGACAAGGAAAAATACTACGCGGTCGAAAGATTTTTAAAGGAAGCTTACGAAAGGCTTGAACCATACAATGTTTCCATAGCGATAGACATTTTTGGCGTCATGGCCTGGCTCAAGGATATGGATATTTCAATAACCGGCCAGAGGATAGGGGAGATGGCAAAGTATGTCTTTGTGGTCAGTCCGATGCTTTACCCCTCGCATTTTGACAGAGGGTTTGACGGATATCAGAACCCGGTGGACGAACCCTATCTCTTTATTAAACGCGGGTGTGAAAAATCGCTTAAGCTGATCGAAGGGGCCGATGCAAAACTTGTCCCGTGGATCCAGGGTTTTGACTGGAGGGTGAAGAACTTCAGCGAGAACTATGTGCTTATGCAGAAAAAAGCTTTGGACGATCTGAAAATAAGGAGTTTCCTCGTGTGGAACGCCGGGAACAAATACTCGATCACTTACTCAGCGCTCCGGCACTTTAAGAACTAA
- a CDS encoding phosphatidylglycerol lysyltransferase domain-containing protein, translated as MDIPQFPGFKPLKKEDKPVFEEYYSKRPLEMSDYTFTNFFIWRLADNTELTLVNGNLCAYVTAPDRKRYFMMPLGENKMEDTLMKCLSTGTAVIRTNKYFVDRYIRKNPAFKAEEDRDNFDYIYLAKDLMELKGKKYDGKRNHINSFLKSGSFEYEDMDSVHIGECIALNEKWCLGKKRESEEFPNIECEGAVVKEALLNFKFLGLKGGVIKINGRIKAFSLGERLNDDTAAIHIEKADPAIRGLSQLINREFARNAWSSFTFINREQDMGHAGLRKAKLSYHPVKMVSKFNITLM; from the coding sequence ATGGATATTCCGCAGTTCCCCGGCTTTAAGCCCCTTAAAAAAGAAGACAAGCCCGTCTTTGAAGAGTATTATTCCAAAAGGCCCCTGGAGATGTCCGATTATACTTTCACGAATTTCTTCATCTGGCGCCTTGCGGATAACACAGAGCTCACGCTCGTGAACGGCAATCTTTGCGCTTATGTCACCGCCCCCGACAGAAAACGCTATTTCATGATGCCGCTCGGGGAGAACAAAATGGAAGACACGCTTATGAAATGCCTTTCAACGGGGACTGCCGTGATAAGAACCAATAAATATTTTGTTGACAGATACATAAGGAAAAATCCCGCTTTCAAGGCGGAGGAAGACCGCGACAATTTTGACTACATATATTTGGCAAAAGACCTTATGGAGCTTAAAGGGAAAAAATACGACGGCAAAAGGAACCATATCAACAGTTTTCTGAAATCCGGTTCTTTTGAATATGAAGACATGGACAGCGTCCATATCGGGGAATGCATCGCGCTTAACGAAAAATGGTGCCTCGGGAAAAAAAGAGAATCGGAAGAGTTCCCGAATATCGAGTGTGAAGGAGCGGTCGTAAAAGAAGCCCTGCTCAACTTCAAATTCCTCGGTCTGAAGGGAGGGGTCATAAAGATCAACGGCAGGATAAAGGCTTTCAGCCTCGGGGAGAGGCTGAACGATGACACGGCCGCTATTCACATAGAAAAAGCAGACCCGGCCATCAGGGGATTGTCGCAATTGATAAACAGGGAATTCGCACGGAACGCGTGGAGTTCCTTTACATTTATAAACCGCGAGCAGGACATGGGGCACGCGGGGCTTCGCAAGGCCAAGCTCAGTTATCACCCTGTGAAGATGGTAAGCAAGTTCAATATTACCCTGATGTGA